GGCGTGCTCGATCACCTGCTGGAAGGCGCCGGCTGGGCGGAGCCGTGGGATGATGGCACGGTGCTCGACCTGCGCGAAACGCTGGCGCGGTCGGCGAACCGGGAAACCTTCGGAAGGGACGGGGCGAAACGATGACGGCCGCGATCGACGGCGGGCTCGTGCTCGACGTGCTGCTCATTCTCGCCGTGCTCAGCGCGATGGCGCTCGGCTGGCGGCAGGGCGCGCTCGCGTCGGCGCTGTCGATCATCGGCGTCATCGCCGGCGGCATCGTCGGCCTGGAACTCGCGCCGCCCGCCATGGACCTGGTGGAGGGCCGCGCCGCGCGGCTGATCATCGGCGTGGCCGTGCTCATCGGCATGGTCGTGCTCGGCCACACGGTCGGGGCGGTGTCGGGGCAGTCGCTGCGCAACCGCATGCGCTCGCCCATGGCCGTCGGCCTGGACTCGGGTTTCGGTGCGGTGGTGCAGGCGGCGGCGACGCTGATCGTCGCGTGGATGGTGGCGCTGCCGCTGGCCACGGTGCTGCCCGGGCAGTTCGGCGATTCGATCCGCGACTCGGCGGTGCTGGCCACCGTCGACGAGGTCGCCCCCGAATCGTGGGCCGGCCTCCCGTCGTCCATCGTCCGCCGCATCGACGACTCCGGCGTGCCCGCGGCGATCGCCCCGTTCGAAAAGCGGCCCGTGCACGACGCCACCCCGGCGGACCCGTCGGTCATCGACCAGGGCGTCGTCGACCGCATCCGCCCGTCGATCGTGCGCGTGCTCGGCGAGGCGCCGCAGTGCCGCCGCCTGCTCCAGGGCACGGGTTTCGTCATCGCCCCCGACCTGGTGGTCACCAACGCCCACGTCGTCGCCGGCGTGGAGACGGTGCGCATGGAGACCGTCGCCGGAATGGTCGACGCGCGCGTGGTCCACTTCGACCCGCTCGACGACATCGCCATCCTGCGGTCCTGGGATCTGCCGCTGACCCCGCTGCCGTGGGCCGCGAACGAGGGCAAGCCCGGCGAGGGCGCGGTCGTGCTCGGATTCCCCGAGTCCGGCCCGTTCACGGCGACCGCCGCGCGCATCGAGGAGAAGCTGCTGATCCGCGGCCCCGACATCTACTCGGCCAGCCGCCACGACCGCGAGGCGTACGTCCTGCGCTCCGACGTCCGCCACGGCAATTCGGGCGGGCCGCTGATCAATCCGCGGGGCGAGGCCCTGGGCGTGGTGTTCGGCGCCGGCGTCAACGACGACCAGACCGGCTACGCGCTGACCGCCGCGGAGACCGAAGCGCACATCAAGATGGCCCGCGACCTCATCGAGCCCGCGGACACGAGGGAATGCGTGGCCCAGTAGGGGCGGGCGGCCTCAGCCGAGGTCCGGGTGCTCCCGGCGCACCGCGGCGATGACGATGTCCGCGACCTCGTCGGGGGCCTCCAGCGCGGGGTAGTGGCCGACGCCCGGCAGGGTCACCGATTCGACCACCGGGGATTCCGCCAGCGTGCGTTCGCTGACCATCGGGTCGCCCGCGCCGACGACGATCCACGTCGGCGGCATCGCCGTGCGCGCCAGAATGCGCATCCAGCGCCGCCACGCCGGACCGGTCGGGGCGGCCAGCCATTCGAGGTGCTGCAACGCCGGCGCCAGGGCGCCCGCACGCAACGAGCGCTCCATCAGGCGCGCCGATTCGGTTCCCTCCGGGGTGTCGGCGAAACCGGGGCCGGCGATCTTCATGGCGTCGGCGACGATGCCCGTCGCCGTGCGCCCGCTGCCGCGGCCGACTTTGCGGATGATCGACGCGTACCTGCCGAACGCCCACGACGCCCGCAGCGGCCGGGAGAAGGGTCGGCGGATGGCTTCGCGACGCCACGCGGCGGGATGCGGCATGCCGCAGGACACGATGCCGGAGACGAGCTTCGGCGCGCGCGCCGCCAGCGTCCATGCGACGAGGGCGCCGTAGCCCTGTCCGACGACGGTCGCCCGCGAATGGCCCAACGCGCGGATCAGCCCCGCCGCGTCATCGGCGGCCGCGTTGGGGCGGTAGCCGGAGGGCGTGCGGTCGGACGTGCCGTAGCCGCGCAGGGACACCGCCACCGCATGGACCGGCAGATCGGCGAGCAGCGGCAGCACGCGCCGCCAGTCGAACCAGCCTCCGGTGGCCGTGTGGATGAAAAGGACCAGCGGCGACGACGGAGCCCCGCACTCTGCGACGTGCAGCCGCTGTCCGCGGACGTGGACCATGCGGTGGGTCCACGGACCGTCGAGCAGCACCTCGTCGGGGTGCGGGGCGGGGGCGTCGGCGCCGCCGGGAAGTTCGCCGTTCACCGCGTCATTCCTCGCGTCGATGCCGAAGACCGGGC
This genomic stretch from Corynebacterium hansenii harbors:
- a CDS encoding MarP family serine protease — protein: MTAAIDGGLVLDVLLILAVLSAMALGWRQGALASALSIIGVIAGGIVGLELAPPAMDLVEGRAARLIIGVAVLIGMVVLGHTVGAVSGQSLRNRMRSPMAVGLDSGFGAVVQAAATLIVAWMVALPLATVLPGQFGDSIRDSAVLATVDEVAPESWAGLPSSIVRRIDDSGVPAAIAPFEKRPVHDATPADPSVIDQGVVDRIRPSIVRVLGEAPQCRRLLQGTGFVIAPDLVVTNAHVVAGVETVRMETVAGMVDARVVHFDPLDDIAILRSWDLPLTPLPWAANEGKPGEGAVVLGFPESGPFTATAARIEEKLLIRGPDIYSASRHDREAYVLRSDVRHGNSGGPLINPRGEALGVVFGAGVNDDQTGYALTAAETEAHIKMARDLIEPADTRECVAQ
- a CDS encoding alpha/beta fold hydrolase, encoding MNGELPGGADAPAPHPDEVLLDGPWTHRMVHVRGQRLHVAECGAPSSPLVLFIHTATGGWFDWRRVLPLLADLPVHAVAVSLRGYGTSDRTPSGYRPNAAADDAAGLIRALGHSRATVVGQGYGALVAWTLAARAPKLVSGIVSCGMPHPAAWRREAIRRPFSRPLRASWAFGRYASIIRKVGRGSGRTATGIVADAMKIAGPGFADTPEGTESARLMERSLRAGALAPALQHLEWLAAPTGPAWRRWMRILARTAMPPTWIVVGAGDPMVSERTLAESPVVESVTLPGVGHYPALEAPDEVADIVIAAVRREHPDLG